One region of Paralichthys olivaceus isolate ysfri-2021 chromosome 12, ASM2471397v2, whole genome shotgun sequence genomic DNA includes:
- the rab11fip5a gene encoding rab11 family-interacting protein 1 isoform X2 yields MSSLTVEEEQIWVPTHVQVTVLRGRGLRGKGKHGTSDVYAIIQLGKEKYSTGVVEKTTEPEWREECSFELQPGVLQGGGRSGYPAGGSELVLTVMHRALIGLDVFLGQAVVQLDEVFNQSRWVKNQWYRLNSKTGKKEKERGDIQVTVQFTRNNLTASMYDLVMKDKGTSTFNKLKERMRGKRRSSEEDSSSAVQTSGNGSLYRMRHRLPSDGGGEEEYEDDEGGEARRSKMRTFFLRGKLRKSSDTRSSTSLGSESSESSRGGSLSPTAGISVVVSDLSNSPSNSSNLTADNSPEHTYTSPKSPSLRCDSGDEAGEITIAVPQPTVCVNGSHAYKVQPLDPGSGKPVNSLGLGLLQKSLPVSVSLQNLNPQASADPHKAPVGDGRRWSFDKPGEEEKAAIAAALEQRGPMQGEEEEERLGQAALSDSQGKKQRRNLFPHGRSDSAGKGQSQVKDGSEEGPAATEEKHKGWFGSKDSNSKPSLVVSPKLDPTTDPLPSSNHPSSPPVDLTSPVSPLHHTNPFCRSQTSPPPLSPCNPFFSVLQHNPFYDDVLTTQPPTPPLPPLPYLSSSRPPIAQLFPQASNPNHTLTHDSPTTEDSFVGTDVATSDRMAEVEKHLGKEFSDTFMSAGQPEPDSEWDESFEAFAAGRLQSPEDLSTDCKTQQNKPSDHPLENCNNKETLLSITDQNTSVNDALRHQPCRKDPSQEDTDAFAQFLETIPEHINSESDNTTLNPADLSNLDACTETNRANSTTNTNIPNTNMHQTPCNTSSTQLNSSSLDPASSGLGSSVEDEFLSCLSSYPDKLSASSFEEAEARNFESNIQHPESAVSQNPKPSESEDDISNRSNDWTAFDVAQQTVIQPQDREGGPDTSEAPQSPLIPHQELEFTRETQRESADTETLNISNDLLPKLSELQLESNVSLPSDDESAGKGPDLFESSLVDFSEEFDDSSDNNNKHVNILVTPDDEFSSTLPSLYILTSSPDLKQRLLDTSLGRREASRSTPVSFGAFGETRPGLDLDSTLLHTQVSDQSSSSFLQSLYVSTDSQDYQTCASHPSSSVSEFEETLCGELSDIQTTADAALGREESTSASTSSNREINQTDRFEESRRGGDDGTKFSMGDDFGLEVLPAALKDSEDSCGPKTLDEEGEENQSSVFDDEFSRYTQTQSATLHRSHSEGTLTPGFDELLLPSFGSDPGAIQESSSAQPDPTLPSLTSFAPSLTPSSSHVVLCSFPPLASALVKSPPSTAQAAVPEPEETQEQQQEAASQQNSPHPVRPLTTAVLAEEKRTEGRSVLATGLEKLKSTIHPGRSSQISETETDRRKSLTEGAGSYYHLTHSELVALLVQREAELRRQKAEFEHQRVLLAKREVELRRLKPQVRDLEDYIDTLLVRIMEQKPTLLQVRSKLK; encoded by the exons GTGGTACAGACTCAACTCCAAGACggggaagaaggagaaggagcgaGGAGACATTCAAGTCACCGTCCAGTTCACCAGAAACAACCTGACAGCCAGCATGTACGACCTCGTGATGAAGGACAAAGGCACCTCCACCTTCAATAAGCTCAAAGAACGCatgagggggaagaggagatCCAGTGAGGAGGACTCCTCCTCGGCCGTCCAGACAAGTGGAAACGGGTCCTTGTATCGGATGCGTCACCGGCTGCCGAGCGATGGAGGAGGCGAGGAGGAATACGAGGACGACGAGGGGGGCGAGGCCCGGCGGAGCAAGATGAGGACCTTCTTCCTGAGAGGGAAGCTGAGGAAGTCGTCGGACACTCGCTCCAGCACATCTCTCGGCTCAGAGAGCAGCGAGTCGTCGCGGGGCGGGAGCCTCAGTCCCACAGCGGGGATCAGTGTGGTGGTTTCTGACCTGTCCAACTCCCCCAGTAACAGCAGCAACCTGACGGCAGACAACTCCCCAG AGCACACATACACGTCGCCCAAGTCGCCCTCGCTCAGATGTGACTCCGGTGACGAGGCCGGTGAGATCACCATAGCAGTGCCTCAGCCCACTGTGTGCGTTAACGGAAGCCATGCTTACAAAGTCCAGCCCCTGGACCCAGGCTCAGGAAAACCCGTCAACTCCTTAGGCCTGGGACTGTTGCAGAAGTCTTTGCCCGTGTCAGTGTCGCTACAGAACCTCAACCCGCAGGCGTCCGCAGACCCCCACAAAGCCCCTGTGGGCGACGGGCGCCGCTGGTCCTTTGACAAACCCGGCGAGGAGGAAAAGGCAGCCATAGCAGCGGCTCTGGAGCAAAGAGGCCCCATGcagggtgaggaggaagaggagcgttTGGGACAGGCGGCTCTGTCAGACAGCCAGgggaagaagcagaggaggaactTGTTCCCCCACGGGAGGAGTGATTCTGCTGGGAAAGGGCAGAGTCAGGTCAAGGACGGGTCGGAGGAGGGCCCCGCTGCCACTGAGGAGAAACACAAGGGCTGGTTTGGATCTAAGGACTCAAACAGCAAACCAAG CCTGGTGGTGTCACCTAAACTAGACCCCACCACTGATCCCCTCCCCTCTAGTAACCACCCCTCGAGTCCCCCGGTCGATCTTACCTCTCCGGTTTCTCCGCTGCATCACACTAACCCCTTCTGCCGCTCACAGACCTCACCACCTCCCCTATCCCCCTGCAACCCTTTCTTCTCCGTCCTCCAGCACAACCCTTTCTATGACGACGTGCTAACCACTCAGCCCCCAACACCCCCATTGCCTCCTCTGCCCTATCTCTCCAGCTCCCGGCCCCCCATAGCTCAGCTCTTTCCGCAGGCGAGCAACCCCAACCACACTCTGACCCACGACAGCCCAACCACAGAGGACTCCTTCGTTGGCACAGATGTTGCAACGAGTGACCGGATGGCCGAAGTTGAGAAACATTTAGGCAAGGAGTTCTCCGACACTTTTATGTCCGCTGGGCAGCCGGAGCCAGATTCAGAGTGGGACGAGTCTTTTGAAGCGTTTGCAGCTGGCAGGCTGCAGTCTCCAGAGGACCTGAGCACAGATtgcaaaacacagcaaaacaagCCCAGTGACCATCCACTGGAAAACTGcaataataaagaaacattACTCTCCATAACGGATCAGAACACGAGTGTAAATGACGCACTACGTCACCAACCCTGCAGAAAAGACCCGTCCCAAGAAGACACTGACGCATTTGCACAGTTCCTTGAAACAATCCCAGAACACATCAACTCTGAGAGCGACAACACAACTTTGAATCCTGCTGATCTATCAAACCTTGATGCTTGCACGGAAACTAATCGAGCTAACAGTACCACTAACACAAATATACCCAACACTAACATGCACCAGACCCCCTGTAACACTTCATCCACACAGCTCAACAGCAGCTCCCTGGATCCTGCTTCGTCGGGTCTCGGCAGCTCGGTCGAGGACGAGTTCCTCTCCTGTCTTTCTTCTTATCCCGATAAATTATCTGCATCCTCCTTCGAGGAAGCTGAGGCACGGAACTTTGAGagcaacatccaacatccagaGTCCGCCGTGTCTCAAAATCCAAAGCCCTCAGAATCTGAAGATGACATTAGCAACAGGTCAAATGATTGGACGGCGTTTGATGTCGCACAGCAAACTGTTATCCAGCCGCAGGATAGGGAAGGAGGTCCTGACACTTCAGAGGCACCGCAGTCCCCATTGATTCCACATCAGGAGCTCGAGTTCacgagagagacacaaagagaaagtgCAGATACCGAGACGCTTAACATTTCCAACGACTTGCTGCCGAAGCTCTCTGAACTACAACTGGAATCCAACGTCTCTTTACCGTCTGATGATGAAAGTGCAGGAAAAGGCCCCGATTTGTTTGAAAGCTCTTTAGTGGATTTCTCTGAGGAGTTTGATGATAGttctgacaacaacaataaacatgTGAACATCCTCGTGACTCCAGACGACGAATTCTCCTCCACACTCCCATCGTTATACATCCTGACCTCCTCCCCTGATCTGAAGCAGCGTTTGTTGGACACCAGTTTAGGGCGTCGGGAGGCGAGCCGGTCCACTCCAGTCTCATTTGGGGCTTTCGGTGAAACCAGACCCGGCCTCGACCTCGACAGCACACTGTTGCACACTCAGGTGTCTGATCAGAGCTCCAGCAGCTTCCTACAAAGTCTTTATGTCAGCACTGACTCGCAAGATTACCAGACTTGTGCCTCTCACCCGTCCTCCAGCGTCTCTGAGTTCGAAGAGACGCTCTGCGGTGAGCTGAGCGACATTCAGACAACTGCTGACGCTGCTTTGGGCCGAGAAGAGTCCACCAGTGCATCCACGTCGTCGAACAGAGAAATCAACCAAACCGACAGATTTGAAGAATCCCGTCGTGGAGGCGATGACGGGACAAAGTTCTCGATGGGGGATGATTTTGGTCTAGAAGTTCTCCCTGCAGCACTTAAAGACTCCGAGGACAGCTGCGGTCCAAAGACGCTCGATGAAGAAGGTGAGGAAAACCAAAGCAGTGTCTTCGATGACGAGTTCTCAAGATACACTCAAACCCAGTCTGCCACACTACACCGCTCCCACTCTGAGGGAACCCTGACGCCCGGCTTTGACGAACTCCTCCTGCCCTCCTTCGGGAGCGACCCCGGTGCGATACAGGAGTCCTCCTCGGCTCAACCAGACCCCACCCTCCCTTCTCTGACCTCCTTTGCTCCCTCTCTAACTCCTAGTAGCTCCCATGTAGTGCTCTGCTCCTTCCCTCCCCTTGCCAGTGCGTTGGTGAAGTCACCGCCCAGCACGGCACAAGCTGCCGTGCCAGAGCCTGAGGAGacgcaggagcagcagcaggaggcagccaGTCAGCAGAACAG CCCCCACCCAGTGAGGCCCCTGACCACTGCCGTGCTGGCTGAGGAGAAGCGGACTGAGGGCCGGTCAGTGCTGGCCACCGGCCTGGAGAAGCTCAAGTCCACCATCCACCCAGGGAGGAGCAGCCAGATCAGCGAGACGGAGACGGACCGGAGGAAG tCTCTGACCGAGGGGGCGGGATCGTACTACCACCTGACCCACAGCGAACTGGTCGCCCTGCTGGTGCAGCGGGAGGCGGAGCTGCGGCGGCAGAAGGCGGAGTTCGAGCATCAGAGGGTCCTGCTGGCCAAGCGGGAGGTGGAGCTGAGGAGGCTGAAGCCGCAGGTCCGAGATCTGGAGGACTACATCGACACGCTGCTGGTGCGCATCATGGAGCAGAAGCCCACGCTCCTGCAAGTGCGCTCCAAGTTAAAGTGA
- the rab11fip5a gene encoding rab11 family-interacting protein 1 isoform X1, producing MSSLTVEEEQIWVPTHVQVTVLRGRGLRGKGKHGTSDVYAIIQLGKEKYSTGVVEKTTEPEWREECSFELQPGVLQGGGRSGYPAGGSELVLTVMHRALIGLDVFLGQAVVQLDEVFNQSRWVKNQWYRLNSKTGKKEKERGDIQVTVQFTRNNLTASMYDLVMKDKGTSTFNKLKERMRGKRRSSEEDSSSAVQTSGNGSLYRMRHRLPSDGGGEEEYEDDEGGEARRSKMRTFFLRGKLRKSSDTRSSTSLGSESSESSRGGSLSPTAGISVVVSDLSNSPSNSSNLTADNSPEHTYTSPKSPSLRCDSGDEAGEITIAVPQPTVCVNGSHAYKVQPLDPGSGKPVNSLGLGLLQKSLPVSVSLQNLNPQASADPHKAPVGDGRRWSFDKPGEEEKAAIAAALEQRGPMQGEEEEERLGQAALSDSQGKKQRRNLFPHGRSDSAGKGQSQVKDGSEEGPAATEEKHKGWFGSKDSNSKPSSRPPIAQLFPQASNPNHTLTHDSPTTEDSFVGTDVATSDRMAEVEKHLGKEFSDTFMSAGQPEPDSEWDESFEAFAAGRLQSPEDLSTDCKTQQNKPSDHPLENCNNKETLLSITDQNTSVNDALRHQPCRKDPSQEDTDAFAQFLETIPEHINSESDNTTLNPADLSNLDACTETNRANSTTNTNIPNTNMHQTPCNTSSTQLNSSSLDPASSGLGSSVEDEFLSCLSSYPDKLSASSFEEAEARNFESNIQHPESAVSQNPKPSESEDDISNRSNDWTAFDVAQQTVIQPQDREGGPDTSEAPQSPLIPHQELEFTRETQRESADTETLNISNDLLPKLSELQLESNVSLPSDDESAGKGPDLFESSLVDFSEEFDDSSDNNNKHVNILVTPDDEFSSTLPSLYILTSSPDLKQRLLDTSLGRREASRSTPVSFGAFGETRPGLDLDSTLLHTQVSDQSSSSFLQSLYVSTDSQDYQTCASHPSSSVSEFEETLCGELSDIQTTADAALGREESTSASTSSNREINQTDRFEESRRGGDDGTKFSMGDDFGLEVLPAALKDSEDSCGPKTLDEEGEENQSSVFDDEFSRYTQTQSATLHRSHSEGTLTPGFDELLLPSFGSDPGAIQESSSAQPDPTLPSLTSFAPSLTPSSSHVVLCSFPPLASALVKSPPSTAQAAVPEPEETQEQQQEAASQQNSPHPVRPLTTAVLAEEKRTEGRSVLATGLEKLKSTIHPGRSSQISETETDRRKSLTEGAGSYYHLTHSELVALLVQREAELRRQKAEFEHQRVLLAKREVELRRLKPQVRDLEDYIDTLLVRIMEQKPTLLQVRSKLK from the exons GTGGTACAGACTCAACTCCAAGACggggaagaaggagaaggagcgaGGAGACATTCAAGTCACCGTCCAGTTCACCAGAAACAACCTGACAGCCAGCATGTACGACCTCGTGATGAAGGACAAAGGCACCTCCACCTTCAATAAGCTCAAAGAACGCatgagggggaagaggagatCCAGTGAGGAGGACTCCTCCTCGGCCGTCCAGACAAGTGGAAACGGGTCCTTGTATCGGATGCGTCACCGGCTGCCGAGCGATGGAGGAGGCGAGGAGGAATACGAGGACGACGAGGGGGGCGAGGCCCGGCGGAGCAAGATGAGGACCTTCTTCCTGAGAGGGAAGCTGAGGAAGTCGTCGGACACTCGCTCCAGCACATCTCTCGGCTCAGAGAGCAGCGAGTCGTCGCGGGGCGGGAGCCTCAGTCCCACAGCGGGGATCAGTGTGGTGGTTTCTGACCTGTCCAACTCCCCCAGTAACAGCAGCAACCTGACGGCAGACAACTCCCCAG AGCACACATACACGTCGCCCAAGTCGCCCTCGCTCAGATGTGACTCCGGTGACGAGGCCGGTGAGATCACCATAGCAGTGCCTCAGCCCACTGTGTGCGTTAACGGAAGCCATGCTTACAAAGTCCAGCCCCTGGACCCAGGCTCAGGAAAACCCGTCAACTCCTTAGGCCTGGGACTGTTGCAGAAGTCTTTGCCCGTGTCAGTGTCGCTACAGAACCTCAACCCGCAGGCGTCCGCAGACCCCCACAAAGCCCCTGTGGGCGACGGGCGCCGCTGGTCCTTTGACAAACCCGGCGAGGAGGAAAAGGCAGCCATAGCAGCGGCTCTGGAGCAAAGAGGCCCCATGcagggtgaggaggaagaggagcgttTGGGACAGGCGGCTCTGTCAGACAGCCAGgggaagaagcagaggaggaactTGTTCCCCCACGGGAGGAGTGATTCTGCTGGGAAAGGGCAGAGTCAGGTCAAGGACGGGTCGGAGGAGGGCCCCGCTGCCACTGAGGAGAAACACAAGGGCTGGTTTGGATCTAAGGACTCAAACAGCAAACCAAG CTCCCGGCCCCCCATAGCTCAGCTCTTTCCGCAGGCGAGCAACCCCAACCACACTCTGACCCACGACAGCCCAACCACAGAGGACTCCTTCGTTGGCACAGATGTTGCAACGAGTGACCGGATGGCCGAAGTTGAGAAACATTTAGGCAAGGAGTTCTCCGACACTTTTATGTCCGCTGGGCAGCCGGAGCCAGATTCAGAGTGGGACGAGTCTTTTGAAGCGTTTGCAGCTGGCAGGCTGCAGTCTCCAGAGGACCTGAGCACAGATtgcaaaacacagcaaaacaagCCCAGTGACCATCCACTGGAAAACTGcaataataaagaaacattACTCTCCATAACGGATCAGAACACGAGTGTAAATGACGCACTACGTCACCAACCCTGCAGAAAAGACCCGTCCCAAGAAGACACTGACGCATTTGCACAGTTCCTTGAAACAATCCCAGAACACATCAACTCTGAGAGCGACAACACAACTTTGAATCCTGCTGATCTATCAAACCTTGATGCTTGCACGGAAACTAATCGAGCTAACAGTACCACTAACACAAATATACCCAACACTAACATGCACCAGACCCCCTGTAACACTTCATCCACACAGCTCAACAGCAGCTCCCTGGATCCTGCTTCGTCGGGTCTCGGCAGCTCGGTCGAGGACGAGTTCCTCTCCTGTCTTTCTTCTTATCCCGATAAATTATCTGCATCCTCCTTCGAGGAAGCTGAGGCACGGAACTTTGAGagcaacatccaacatccagaGTCCGCCGTGTCTCAAAATCCAAAGCCCTCAGAATCTGAAGATGACATTAGCAACAGGTCAAATGATTGGACGGCGTTTGATGTCGCACAGCAAACTGTTATCCAGCCGCAGGATAGGGAAGGAGGTCCTGACACTTCAGAGGCACCGCAGTCCCCATTGATTCCACATCAGGAGCTCGAGTTCacgagagagacacaaagagaaagtgCAGATACCGAGACGCTTAACATTTCCAACGACTTGCTGCCGAAGCTCTCTGAACTACAACTGGAATCCAACGTCTCTTTACCGTCTGATGATGAAAGTGCAGGAAAAGGCCCCGATTTGTTTGAAAGCTCTTTAGTGGATTTCTCTGAGGAGTTTGATGATAGttctgacaacaacaataaacatgTGAACATCCTCGTGACTCCAGACGACGAATTCTCCTCCACACTCCCATCGTTATACATCCTGACCTCCTCCCCTGATCTGAAGCAGCGTTTGTTGGACACCAGTTTAGGGCGTCGGGAGGCGAGCCGGTCCACTCCAGTCTCATTTGGGGCTTTCGGTGAAACCAGACCCGGCCTCGACCTCGACAGCACACTGTTGCACACTCAGGTGTCTGATCAGAGCTCCAGCAGCTTCCTACAAAGTCTTTATGTCAGCACTGACTCGCAAGATTACCAGACTTGTGCCTCTCACCCGTCCTCCAGCGTCTCTGAGTTCGAAGAGACGCTCTGCGGTGAGCTGAGCGACATTCAGACAACTGCTGACGCTGCTTTGGGCCGAGAAGAGTCCACCAGTGCATCCACGTCGTCGAACAGAGAAATCAACCAAACCGACAGATTTGAAGAATCCCGTCGTGGAGGCGATGACGGGACAAAGTTCTCGATGGGGGATGATTTTGGTCTAGAAGTTCTCCCTGCAGCACTTAAAGACTCCGAGGACAGCTGCGGTCCAAAGACGCTCGATGAAGAAGGTGAGGAAAACCAAAGCAGTGTCTTCGATGACGAGTTCTCAAGATACACTCAAACCCAGTCTGCCACACTACACCGCTCCCACTCTGAGGGAACCCTGACGCCCGGCTTTGACGAACTCCTCCTGCCCTCCTTCGGGAGCGACCCCGGTGCGATACAGGAGTCCTCCTCGGCTCAACCAGACCCCACCCTCCCTTCTCTGACCTCCTTTGCTCCCTCTCTAACTCCTAGTAGCTCCCATGTAGTGCTCTGCTCCTTCCCTCCCCTTGCCAGTGCGTTGGTGAAGTCACCGCCCAGCACGGCACAAGCTGCCGTGCCAGAGCCTGAGGAGacgcaggagcagcagcaggaggcagccaGTCAGCAGAACAG CCCCCACCCAGTGAGGCCCCTGACCACTGCCGTGCTGGCTGAGGAGAAGCGGACTGAGGGCCGGTCAGTGCTGGCCACCGGCCTGGAGAAGCTCAAGTCCACCATCCACCCAGGGAGGAGCAGCCAGATCAGCGAGACGGAGACGGACCGGAGGAAG tCTCTGACCGAGGGGGCGGGATCGTACTACCACCTGACCCACAGCGAACTGGTCGCCCTGCTGGTGCAGCGGGAGGCGGAGCTGCGGCGGCAGAAGGCGGAGTTCGAGCATCAGAGGGTCCTGCTGGCCAAGCGGGAGGTGGAGCTGAGGAGGCTGAAGCCGCAGGTCCGAGATCTGGAGGACTACATCGACACGCTGCTGGTGCGCATCATGGAGCAGAAGCCCACGCTCCTGCAAGTGCGCTCCAAGTTAAAGTGA